A stretch of Choristoneura fumiferana chromosome 29, NRCan_CFum_1, whole genome shotgun sequence DNA encodes these proteins:
- the LOC141444167 gene encoding uncharacterized protein isoform X1: protein MRQVIKMTESSSFSSLLALVDSHLSKTSIQEQPEGTSHSLSDHIQIPKLSNHNGAQSDTKLSFSPGQRIGIPTFNFSTSPVNINNVLAEQVSNMLKAKELKRQQVEEELRLVEETRKLKLQEDSGVIDLMQALQTPFKPEPVKKNLSSASSTDSLFDPNFLDCNEEIAPMKTPEPLLSCTTDMSYILQQKIKRGKCSNFGKVLTSRVRPVAAPYLKEIVRSNIIRFKFDTPSPCDLIKEKLRKPTTYNTYNFNIFEMI from the exons atgcgtcAG GTAATCAAAATGACTGAGTCCAGTTCATTCTCGTCGCTCCTGGCTTTAGTTGACAGTCATCTCTCGAAAACAAGCATCCAGGAGCAACCCGAGGGTACCAGCCACAGTTTGAGTGATCACATACAAATCCCAAAGCTAAGCAATCACAATGGCGCACAATCAGACACAAAACTGTCGTTCTCCCCCGGCCAACGCATTGGCATACCTACTTTCAACTTCAGTACGAGTCCAGTCAACATAAACAATGTACTGGCAGAACAAGTTTCCAACATGCTCAAAGCTAAAGAGCTAAAACGGCAGCAAGTCGAAGAGGAGCTAAGGTTAGTAGAAGAGACCAGGAAGCTCAAACTTCAAGAAGATAGTGGAGTTATCGACCTTATGCAAGCTCTCCAGACTCCGTTCAAGCCTGAACCAGTAAAGAAAAACCTCAGCAGTGCCAGCTCTACGGATTCATTGTTTGATCCAAACTTTCTGGATTGCAATGAAGAAATTGCACCCATGAAGACACCGGAACCCTTGTTATCTTGCACAACGGATATGTCCTATATCCTTCAACAGAAAATCAAGAGAGGAAAGTGTTCTAATTTTGGCAAAGTACTGACGTCTCGAGTCAGGCCTGTTGCAGCCCCGTATTTAAAAGAAATTGTGAGGAGCAATATCATCAGATTCAAATTTGACACTCCCTCACCCTGTGATTTGATCAAAGAGAAGCTGCGAAAACCAACTACGTACAacacatacaattttaataTCTTTGAAATGATATAG
- the LOC141444167 gene encoding uncharacterized protein isoform X2 gives MTESSSFSSLLALVDSHLSKTSIQEQPEGTSHSLSDHIQIPKLSNHNGAQSDTKLSFSPGQRIGIPTFNFSTSPVNINNVLAEQVSNMLKAKELKRQQVEEELRLVEETRKLKLQEDSGVIDLMQALQTPFKPEPVKKNLSSASSTDSLFDPNFLDCNEEIAPMKTPEPLLSCTTDMSYILQQKIKRGKCSNFGKVLTSRVRPVAAPYLKEIVRSNIIRFKFDTPSPCDLIKEKLRKPTTYNTYNFNIFEMI, from the coding sequence ATGACTGAGTCCAGTTCATTCTCGTCGCTCCTGGCTTTAGTTGACAGTCATCTCTCGAAAACAAGCATCCAGGAGCAACCCGAGGGTACCAGCCACAGTTTGAGTGATCACATACAAATCCCAAAGCTAAGCAATCACAATGGCGCACAATCAGACACAAAACTGTCGTTCTCCCCCGGCCAACGCATTGGCATACCTACTTTCAACTTCAGTACGAGTCCAGTCAACATAAACAATGTACTGGCAGAACAAGTTTCCAACATGCTCAAAGCTAAAGAGCTAAAACGGCAGCAAGTCGAAGAGGAGCTAAGGTTAGTAGAAGAGACCAGGAAGCTCAAACTTCAAGAAGATAGTGGAGTTATCGACCTTATGCAAGCTCTCCAGACTCCGTTCAAGCCTGAACCAGTAAAGAAAAACCTCAGCAGTGCCAGCTCTACGGATTCATTGTTTGATCCAAACTTTCTGGATTGCAATGAAGAAATTGCACCCATGAAGACACCGGAACCCTTGTTATCTTGCACAACGGATATGTCCTATATCCTTCAACAGAAAATCAAGAGAGGAAAGTGTTCTAATTTTGGCAAAGTACTGACGTCTCGAGTCAGGCCTGTTGCAGCCCCGTATTTAAAAGAAATTGTGAGGAGCAATATCATCAGATTCAAATTTGACACTCCCTCACCCTGTGATTTGATCAAAGAGAAGCTGCGAAAACCAACTACGTACAacacatacaattttaataTCTTTGAAATGATATAG